A genomic stretch from Acinonyx jubatus isolate Ajub_Pintada_27869175 chromosome E2, VMU_Ajub_asm_v1.0, whole genome shotgun sequence includes:
- the ANKRD11 gene encoding ankyrin repeat domain-containing protein 11 isoform X8, translating into MPKGGCSRTPQHEDFSLSNDMVEKQTGKKDKDKVSLTKTPKLDRSDGGKEVRERATKRKLPFTVGANGEQKDSDTEKQGPERKRIKKEPVTRKAGLLFGMGLSGIRAGYPLSERQQVALLMQMTAEESANSPVDTTPKHPSQSTVCQKGTPNSASKTKDKVNKRNERGETRLHRAAIRGDARRIKELIGEGADVNVKDFAGWTALHEACNRGYYDVAKQLLAAGAEVNTKGLDDDTPLHDAANNGHYKVVKLLLRYGGNPQQSNRKGETPLKVANSPTMVNLLLGKGTYTSSEESSTESSEEEDAPSFAPSSSVDGNNTDSEFEKGLKHKAKNPEPQKTVTPVKDEYEFDEDDEQDRVPPVDDKHLLKKDYRKETKSNSFISIPKMEVKSYTKNNTIAPKKAAHRILSDTSDEEDVGVTVGTGEKLRLSAHTILPGNKTREPSNSKQQKEKNKVKKKRKKETKGKEVRFGKRNDKFCSSESESESSESGEDDGDSVGSSGCLKESPLVLKDPSLFGSLSASSTSSHGSSAAQKHNPGHADQHARPWRTDSWKSISSPAWSEASSLSDSTRTRLTSESDCPSEGSSVESLKPMRKKQEHRKRGGLQSTLSEKKNSFHASVDGAIPKLDKEGKVVKKHKTKHKHRNKEKGLCSVGQELKLKSFTYEYEDSKQRPEKAILLDGDVPSEGKLKALKHDRDHFRKEERLGKVKSEDREWLFKEEVVKVSKDEKALKRLKDVSRSFREEKDRGSKAEKEKLVKEKSPKEERLRLYKEERKKKSKDRPAKLEKKNDCKEDRIPKEKEKAFKEEKDKLKKEKVYREDSSAFDEYCNKSQFLENEDTKFSLSDDQQDRWFSDLSDSSFDFKGDDSWDSPVTDYRDVKSDPVARLILETVKEDSKEKKRESKGREKRDYGDRRSDRDAFFRKKDRDCLDKSSERRKEQADKHKGIPGCLPDKDKKRRESAEGGRDRKDALEAAKERKDGRPKPEEAHREEPKELAGEAGFKDRPDCDFGKGPEPWERLHAARDKEKKERGKLEKYKDKSGDRDKSEKSVLEKCQKDKEFDKCFKEKKDPKEKHKDKERKASLDQAKEKREKNFPGLLSEDFPEKKDEKKGKEKSWYIADIFTDESEDEKDEFAASGLRLGDAGDAPRADGPQDTDRHRKHSADRQHSEKQKDRELREKKKEKGAAEGAKDKKEKVLEKHKDKKDKEGADKYKDRKDRTSADPTQEKKNKQKPPEKLERKPSAEDKARSRHRERPDREHCRDRKVSRSSEAEKSLLERLEEEALHAYREDSNDKASEVSSDSFTDRGQEPGLSALLEVSFTEPPEEKVKERERHRHSSSSSKKSHDRERVRKDKCEKRDKSDDYKDTGSRKDPGQYDKDFSDADAYGIPYGAKADVEDELDKTIELFAAEKKDKNDSEREPSKKADKELKPYGCGAAGALKDKRRRERHRERWRDEREKHRDRHSDGPPRHHKDEQKPAARDKDNPPNALRDKSRDESLKLSETKPKEKFKENPEKEKGDSVKVGNGNEKPPAARDQGKRDARPREKLLGDGDLMMTSFERMLSQKDLEVEERHKRHKERMKQMEKMRHRSGDPKLKDRAKPAEDARKKGLDVPARRPLVPDPAPKDKRPKEPALAPPAADGKPPLGPAGDARDWLAGPHAKEALPASPRPDQGRPTGVPTPASVVSCPSYEEAMHTPRTPSCSADDYSDLIFDCADPQPVSSTSASACSPSFFDRFSVAASGISETASQTPTRPLCTSLYRSVSVDIRRTPEEEFSTGDKLFRQQSVPTASTYGSPGQRLEDKAPVPPGPAEKFACLSPGYYSPDYGIPSPKADALHCPPAAVVNVTPSPEGAFSGLQAKSPASHRDELLAPSMEGALPPDLGIPLDATEDQQATAAIIPPEPSYLEPLDEGPFSTVITEDPVEWAHPAASEQALSCSLMGGAPENPVSWPVGPDLLLKSPQRLPESPQHFCPTEALHPAAPGPFGAPEPPYPGSPDSYPLSATEPGLEGAKGDVVDTVPAAVPAPEEPAPFAPPSRLEPFFTNCKPLPDAPPDAAPEPACLATVTQVEALAPMESNFLENGHDLSALGQVEAVPWPDGFPNSEDDLDLGPFSLPELPLQAKDVSDVETEPVEETPLGPPENTPAGPPVVPNGGDVPAAAAEEQPALPPDQAAPRLPAEPEPEPPEEPKPDVMLETTVEAGVTSEGRVPPEDSDSSLGPAPPAPERHPAGSGDEEAEGRDPPAACHGTPDAAVVAAAAAAAADGSAQAHVEDGAGPLDGAGPEGPVGGIQPEASEPEPKPAVEAPKAPKVEEIPQRMTRNRAQMLANQSKQSSPPADKEPAPAPPPRAKGRCCEEDDPQAQHPRKRRFQRSGQQLQQQMNTSTQQTREVIQQTLAAIVDAIKLDDIEPYHSDRSNPYFEYLQIRKKIEEKRKILCYITPQAPQCYAEYVTYTGSYLLDGKPLSKLHIPVIAPPPSLAEPLKELFKQQEAVRGKLRLQHSIEREKLIVSCEQEILRVHCRAARTIANQAVPFSACTMLLDSEVYNMPLESQGDENKSVRDRFNARQFISWLQDVDDKYDRMKTCLLMRQQHEAAALNAVQRMEWQLKAQELDPAGHKALCVHEVPSFYVPMVDVNDDFVLLPA; encoded by the exons GATAAAGATAAAGTTTCTCTGACCAAGACCCCAAAGCTGGACCGCAGcgatggagggaaggaggtgagggagcgAGCAACCAAGCGGAAGCTGCCCTTCACTGTGGGGGCCAATGGAGAGCAGAAGGACTCGGACACAG AGAAGCAGGGTCCTGAGCGCAAGAGGATTAAGAAGGAGCCCGTCACCCGGAAGGCCGGGCTGCTGTTTGGCATGGGGCTGTCTGGGATCCGAGCCGGCTACCCCCTCTCCGAGCGCCAGCAGGTGGCTCTCCTCATGCAGATGACTGCCGAGGAGTCCGCCAACAGCCCAG TAGACACGACACCAAAGCACCCCTCCCAGTCGACAGTGTGTCAGAAGGGGACGCCGAACTCCGCCtcgaaaaccaaagacaaagtgAACAAGCGGAACGAGCGCGGAGAGACCCGCCTGCACCGCGCGGCCATCCGCGGGGACGCCCGGCGCATCAAGGAGCTCATCGGCGAGGGCGCGGACGTCAACGTCAAGGACTTTGCAG GCTGGACAGCGCTGCACGAGGCGTGTAACCGGGGCTACTACGACGTCGCCAAGCAGCTGCTGGCCGCGGGGGCAGAGGTGAACACCAAGGGCCTAGACGACGACACCCCCCTGCACGACGCCGCGAACAACGGGCACTACAAG GTGGTGAAGCTGTTGTTGCGGTATGGCGGGAACCCTCAGCAAAGCAACAGAAAAGGCGAGACGCCGCTGAAGGTGGCCAACTCCCCGACCATGGTGAATCTCCTGTTGGGCAAGGGGACCTACACGTCCAGCGAGGAGAGCTCGACCG AGAGCTCAGAGGAGGAAGACGCCCCATCGTTCGCACCTTCTAGTTCAGTTGACGGCAATAACACAGACTCTGAATTTGAAAAAGGCCTGAAGCACAAGGCTAAGAATCCAGAGCCCCAGAAAACTGTGACCCCCGTCAAGGATGAGTACGAGTTTGACGAGGACGACGAGCAGGACAGAGTCCCTCCGGTGGACGACAAACACTTACTGAAAAAGGattacagaaaagaaactaaatcaaatagttttatttctatacccaaaatggaagtgaaaagttACACTAAAAATAACACGATTGCACCAAAGAAGGCGGCTCATCGCATCCTGTCAGACACGTCAGACGAGGAGGACGTTGGTGTCACTGTGGGGACAGGAGAGAAGCTGAGGCTCTCGGCACACACGATACTGCCCGGCAACAAAACGCGGGAACCTTCCAATtccaagcagcagaaagagaaaaataaagtgaaaaagaagcGAAAGAAGGAGACAAAAGGCAAGGAAGTGCGGTTTGGCAAAAGGAATGACAAGTTCTGCTCCTCCGAGTCGGAGAGCGAGTCCTCGGAGAGCGGGGAGGACGACGGGGACTCGGTGGGGAGCTCTGGCTGCCTCAAGGAGTCCCCGCTGGTGCTGAAGGACCCGTCCCTGTTCGGCTCTCTGTCCGCCTCCTCCACCTCGTCTCACGGGAGCTCTGCCGCCCAGAAGCATAACCCCGGCCACGCGGACCAGCACGCCAGGCCCTGGCGGACGGACAGTTGGAAAAGCATCTCTTCTCCCGCCTGGTCAGAGGCCAGCTCTTTATCAGACTCCACAAGGACGAGACTGACGAGCGAGTCTGACTGCCCCTCCGAGGGCTCCAGCGTGGAGTCGCTGAAGCCCATGAGGAAGAAGCAGGAGCACAGGAAGCGGGGCGGCCTGCAGAGCACGCTGTCGGAGAAGAAGAACTCTTTCCACGCCAGCGTGGACGGCGCCATTCCCAAGCTGGACAAGGAGGGCAAGGTCgtcaagaaacacaaaacaaaacacaaacacagaaacaagGAGAAAGGGCTGTGCTCCGTCGGTCAGGAGCTCAAGTTGAAAAGTTTCACTTACGAGTATGAGGACTCCAAGCAGCGGCCGGAGAAGGCCATACTTCTGGACGGCGACGTTCCCAGTGAGGGCAAGCTGAAGGCCTTGAAGCACGACCGGGACCACTTCAGGAAGGAAGAGCGGCTCGGCAAGGTGAAGTCGGAAGACAGGGAATGGCTCTTCAAAGAGGAGGTGGTCAAGGTTTCCAAAGACGAGAAGGCCCTGAAGAGACTCAAAGATGTGAGCAGGTCTTTCCGAGAAGAGAAAGACCGTGGGagtaaagcagaaaaagagaaactggTGAAGGAAAAGTCTCCCAAAGAGGAACGACTGAGGCTctacaaagaggaaagaaagaaaaagtccaaAGACAGGCCCGCCAAGCTAGAGAAGAAGAATGATTGTAAGGAGGACAGGATTccaaaggagaaggagaaggctttcaaagaagaaaaagacaaactgaaaaaagaaaaagtctacaGGGAAGACTCTTCCGCTTTCGATGAATATTGTAACAAGAGTCAGTTTCTGGAGAACGAAGACACCAAATTCAGCCTTTCTGACGACCAGCAGGATCGGTGGTTCTCGGACTTGTCCGATTCGTCCTTTGATTTCAAAGGGGACGACAGTTGGGATTCTCCAGTGACAGACTACAGGGATGTTAAAAGTGACCCCGTGGCCAGACTGATCCTGGAGACCGTGAAGGAGGACAGCAAGGAAAAGAAGCGGGAGAGCAAGGGCCGTGAGAAGAGGGACTACGGGGACAGGCGCAGCGACAGGGACGCCTTCTTCCGGAAGAAGGACAGAGACTGTCTGGACAAGAGCTCcgagaggaggaaggagcaggcaGACAAGCATAAGGGCATCCCCGGCTGCCTTCCCGACAAGGACAAAAAGCGGAGGGAGTCCGCCGAGGGCGGGCGGGACAGGAAGGACGCCCTCGAGGCCGCCAAGGAGCGGAAGGATGGCAGGCCCAAGCCCGAGGAGGCCCACCGGGAGGAGCCGAAGGAGCTGGCTGGCGAGGCCGGCTTCAAGGACAGGCCCGACTGTGACTTTGGGAAGGGCCCCGAGCCCTGGGAGAGGCTCCATGCAGCAAGAgacaaggagaagaaggaaagggggaaattagagaaatacaaagataagtCCGGTGACAGAGATAAAAGCGAAAAGTCTGTCCTCGAGAAATGTCAGAAGGACAAGGAGTTTGATAAATGCTTTAAAGAGAAGAAGGATCCCAAGGAGAAGCATAAGGACAAGGAGAGAAAGGCGTCTCTTGACCAGgcgaaagaaaagagggagaagaattTCCCTGGACTTCTCTCCGAGGACTTCCCTGAAAAGAAAGACGAGAAGAAGGGTAAAGAGAAGAGCTGGTACATCGCCGACATATTCACAGACGAAAGCGAGGACGAGAAGGACGAGTTCGCGGCCAGCGGGCTCCGACTCGGGGACGCCGGGGACGCGCCGCGGGCGGACGGCCCCCAGGACACCGACCGGCACCGGAAGCACTCTGCCGACCGGCAGCACTCGGAGAAGCAGAAAGATCGAGAGCTccgagaaaagaaaaaggagaagggagcCGCGGAAGGGgcgaaagacaagaaagaaaaggtccTGGAGAAGCACAAGGACAAGAAGGACAAAGAGGGTGCGGACAAGTACAAGGACAGGAAGGACCGCACCTCGGCCGACCCCAcccaggaaaagaagaacaagcaGAAGCCTCCCGAGAAGCTGGAGCGGAAGCCCTCCGCAGAGGACAAGGCCAGGAGCAGGCACCGCGAGAGGCCGGACCGGGAGCACTGCCGGGACAGGAAGGTGTCGAGGAGCTCCGAGGCGGAGAAGAGCCTGctggagaggctggaggaggaggcccTGCACGCGTACCGGGAGGACTCCAACGACAAGGCCAGCGAGGTGTCCTCGGACAGCTTCACCGACCGCGGGCAGGAGCCCGGCCTGAGCGCCCTCCTAGAGGTGTCCTTCACGGAGCCCCCGGAGGAGAAGGtcaaggagagagaaaggcacagacaCTCTTCGTCCTCGTCCAAGAAAAGCCACGATCGGGAGAGAGTCCGGAAAGACAAGTGTGAGAAGAGAGACAAGAGCGACGATTACAAGGACACGGGCAGCAGGAAGGACCCCGGCCAGTACGACAAGGACTTCTCGGACGCCGACGCTTACGGGATCCCTTACGGCGCCAAAGCGGACGTAGAGGACGAGCTAGACAAAACCATCGAGTTGTTCGCCgctgaaaagaaagataaaaatgattcCGAGAGAGAGCCTTCCAAGAAAGCGGACAAGGAGCTGAAGCCTTATGGCTGTGGCGCCGCCGGTGCCCTCAAGGACAAGAGGCGGCGGGAGAGGCACCGCGAGAGGTGGCGGGACGAGCGGGAGAAGCACAGGGACAGGCACAGCGACGGGCCCCCGCGGCACCACAAGGACGAGCAGAAGCCCGCAGCCAGAGACAAGGACAACCCTCCAAACGCACTCAGAGACAAGTCCCGGGACGAGAGCCTGAAGCTCAGCGAGACCAAACCGAAGGAGAAGTTCAAGGAAAACCCGGAGAAGGAAAAGGGTGACTCGGTGAAGGTCGGCAACGGCAACGAGAAGCCGCCGGCAGCCAGAGACCAGGGCAAGAGAGATGCCCGGCCCAGAGAGAAGCTTCTGGGCGACGGCGACCTGATGATGACCAGCTTCGAGCGCATGCTGTCCCAGAAGGACCTGGAGGTCGAGGAGCGGCACAAGCGGCACAAGGAGAGGATGAAGCAGATGGAGAAGATGAGGCACCGGTCCGGAGACCCGAAGCTCAAGGACAGGGCGAAGCCCGCTGAGGACGCGCGCAAGAAGGGCCTGGACGTGCCCGCACGGAGGCCGCTGGTGCCGGACCCCGCCCCGAAGGACAAGAGGCCCAAGGAGCCCGCTCTGGCCCCGCCGGCCGCCGACGGCAAGCCCCCCCTGGGGCCGGCCGGGGACGCCAGGGACTGGCTGGCCGGGCCGCACGCGAAAGAGGCGCTGCCCGCCTCCCCGAGGCCGGACCAGGGCCGGCCCACCGGGGTCCCCACGCCCGCGTCCGTGGTGTCGTGCCCCAGCTACGAGGAGGCCATGCACACGCCCAGGACCCCGTCCTGCAGCGCGGACGACTACTCCGACCTCATTTTCGACTGCGCTGACCCCCAGCCCGTCTCCAGCACGTCCGCCAGCGCCTGCTCCCCCTCTTTTTTCGACAGGTTCTCTGTGGCAGCGAGTGGGATTTCGGAAACCGCGAGCCAGACGCCTACGAGGCCGCTGTGCACGAGCCTGTACCGTTCGGTGTCTGTCGATATCCGGAGGACCCCCGAGGAAGAATTCAGCACTGGGGACAAGCTGTTCAGACAGCAGAGCGTCCCCACCGCGTCCACTTATGGCTCGCCAGGGCAGCGCCTGGAGGACAAGGCCCCTGTGCCCCCAGGTCCTGCCGAGAAGTTCGCCTGCTTGTCCCCGGGGTACTACTCCCCGGACTATGgcatcccctcccccaaagcGGACGCTCTGCACTGCCCGCCTGCGGCTGTGGTCAATGTCACCCCCTCCCCAGAGGGTGCTTTCTCTGGTTTACAAGCGAAGTCCCCCGCTTCGCACAGAGATGAGCTGTTGGCCCCGTCCATGGAGGGGGCCCTTCCGCCTGACTTGGGCATCCCCCTGGATGCCACGGAGGACCAGCAGGCCACTGCCGCCATCATCCCCCCGGAGCCCAGCTACCTGGAGCCGCTGGACGAGGGCCCCTTCAGCACGGTCATCACAGAGGACCCCGTCGAGTGGGCGCACCCAGCTGCCTCGGAGCAGGCCCTGTCCTGCAGCCTGATGGGGGGCGCCCCCGAGAACCCCGTCAGCTGGCCTGTGGGGCCGGACCTCCTGCTTAAGTCCCCACAGCGCCTCCCAGAGTCCCCGCAGCATTTCTGCCCCACTGAGGCCCTCCACCCCGCTGCCCCGGGGCCGTTCGGCGCCCCAGAGCCCCcttacccaggctcccctgactCATACCCTCTGTCGGCCACCGAGCCTGGACTTGAGGGCGCCAAAGGCGACGTGGTGGACACAGTCCCGGCCGCTGTGCCCGCCCCAGAAGAACCAGccccctttgcccctccttcCAGGCTGGAGCCCTTTTTCACCAACTGCAAACCGCTCCCTGACGCGCCCCCCGACGCGGCCCCGGAGCCTGCGTGTTTGGCCACCGTGACTCAGGTGGAGGCTCTGGCGCCCATGGAGAGTAACTTCCTGGAAAATGGGCACGACCTGTCGGCCCTCGGCCAGGTGGAAGCGGTGCCCTGGCCTGATGGCTTCCCCAACTCCGAGGACGACTTAGACCTGGGGCCCTTCTCTCTGCCAGAGCTTCCTCTTCAAGCTAAAGACGTTTCTGATGTCGAAACGGAACCAGTAGAAGAGACTCCCCTTGGCCCTCCGGAAAACACCCCCGCGGGGCCCCCCGTAGTCCCGAATGGCGGGGATGTCCCTGCAGCGGCTGCCGAGGAACAGCCCGCACTGCCTCCCGACCAGGCGGCTCCCCGGCTCCCCGCCGAGCCCGAGCCGGAGCCCCCCGAGGAGCCCAAGCCGGATGTGATGTTGGAGACCACGGTAGAGGCAGGGGTCACGTCAGAGGGGAGGGTCCCCCCCGAGGACTCGGACTCCAGCCTGGGGCCCGCACCGCCAGCCCCGGAGCGGCATCCAGCGGGGAGCGGAGACGAGGAGGCCGAGGGCCGGGACCCCCCGGCCGCGTGCCACGGCACCCCCGACGCCGCTGTcgttgccgccgccgccgccgccgccgcggatGGCTCGGCACAGGCACACGTGGAGGACGGGGCCGGCCCGCTCGACGGGGCCGGCCCCGAGGGACCCGTGGGCGGCATCCAGCCCGAAGCTTCAGAACCAGAACCCAAACCCGCGGTCGAAGCCCCGAAGGCGCCCAAGGTGGAGGAGATCCCCCAGCGCATGACGAGGAACCGGGCTCAGATGCTGGCCAACCAGAGCAAGCAGAGCTCGCCGCCCGCCGACAAGgagcccgcccccgccccgcccccccgcgcCAAGGGCCGCTGCTGCGAGGAGGACGACCCCCAGGCCCAGCACCCGCGCAAGCGCCGCTTCCAGCGCTCCGgccagcagctgcagcagcagaTGAACACGTCCACGCAGCAGACGCGGGAGGTGATCCAGCAGACGCTGGCCGCCATCGTGGACGCCATCAAGCTGGATGACATCGAGCCATACCACAGCGACAGGTCCAACCCCTACTTCGAGTACTTGCAGATCAGGAAGAAGATCGAGGAGAAGCGGAAGATTCTCTGCTACATCACGCCGCAGGCGCCCCAGTGCTACGCCGAGTACGTCACCTACACGGGCTCCTACCTCCTGGACGGCAAGCCGCTCAGCAAGCTGCACATCCCCGTG ATcgcgccccctccctccctggcggAGCCCCTGAAAGAGCTGTTCAAGCAGCAGGAGGCCGTGAGGGGGAAGCTGCGGCTGCAGCACAGCATCGAGCGG GAAAAGCTCATAGTCTCCTGCGAGCAGGAGATCCTGCGGGTTCACTGCCGGGCAGCGAGAACCATCGCGAACCAGGCGGTGCCGTTCAGCGCCTGCACCATGCTGCTGGACTCCGAGGTCTACAACATGCCTCTGGAGAGTCAG GGCGACGAGAACAAGTCCGTGCGCGACCGGTTCAATGCGCGCCAGTTCATCTCGTGGCTCCAGGACGTGGACGACAAGTACGACCGCATGAAG ACGTGTCTCCTGATGCGGCAGCAGCACGAGGCCGCGGCCCTGAACGCCGTGCAGCGGATGGAGTGGCAGCTGAAGGCCCAGGAGCTGGACCCCGCCGGGCACAAGGCGCTGTGTGTGCACGAGGTGCCCTCCTTCTACGTGCCCATGGTCGACGTCAACGACGACTTCGTGCTTCTGCCGGCCTGA